One genomic region from Granulimonas faecalis encodes:
- a CDS encoding GNAT family N-acetyltransferase: MSPSQDGRHGFEDLGLSAVWCGHYEGNDRSQHCMEKCGFVYHHTARDVPCRLMGDVRTERASLLTRERWLAGRR, translated from the coding sequence GTGAGCCCATCGCAGGATGGCCGCCACGGCTTCGAGGACCTGGGCCTCAGCGCCGTCTGGTGCGGACACTACGAGGGCAACGACCGGTCGCAGCACTGCATGGAGAAGTGCGGGTTCGTCTACCACCACACCGCGAGGGACGTCCCCTGTAGGCTCATGGGCGACGTGCGCACCGAGCGGGCCTCGCTCCTCACGAGGGAGCGTTGGCTGGCGGGACGGCGGTAG
- a CDS encoding type I restriction-modification system subunit M translates to MSNLQEISSKLWAMANELRGNMDAAEYKNYILAFMFYRYLSEHQQNYLVNDGIIDVAPGQTPNDAYLEQASGDDLNDYLEDISSSLGYAIAPDDTWASLVARIDNSEVVPSDYQDMFDNFNKNAQLNKDAERDFRGIFNDVNLGDSRLGSSTNERAKSLNRIVKLVDSIDYKSDDGKDILGAIYEYLIKQFAASAGKKGGEFYTPHEVSEILSKIVTLGKKRTNDFFEVYDPTMGSGSLLLTVGQELPEGQPVKYFGQELNTTTYNLARMNLMMHGVPYNNMILSNADTLDTDWPFGKDARGIDDPHTSFDAVVANPPYSAHWDNSETKLKDERFGPYGKLAPKTKADYAFILHSLYHLGDEGTMAIVLPHGVLFRGAAEGVIRQKIIDKNYLDAVIGLPANIFYGTGIPTIIMVLKKNRDTKDVLFIDASREFEKAKNQNRLEPEHIKKIVETYKNRVDVDKYAHVAPLEEIKENDYNLNIPRYVDTFEPEPEIDLQEIQRKLEQDDREIAELEKTIAEQLKLLGV, encoded by the coding sequence ATGAGCAACCTGCAGGAGATCTCTTCGAAGTTGTGGGCCATGGCCAATGAGCTGCGCGGCAATATGGACGCAGCCGAGTACAAGAACTACATCCTGGCCTTCATGTTCTACCGGTATCTGTCCGAGCACCAGCAGAACTACCTGGTCAACGATGGCATTATCGACGTCGCCCCTGGACAAACACCCAACGACGCCTATCTGGAGCAAGCCAGCGGTGACGACCTGAACGACTACCTTGAAGACATTTCTTCGAGCCTCGGATATGCCATCGCACCGGACGACACCTGGGCATCGCTGGTAGCAAGAATCGACAACAGCGAGGTCGTGCCAAGCGACTACCAGGACATGTTTGACAACTTCAACAAGAACGCCCAGCTCAACAAGGACGCGGAGCGTGATTTCAGAGGCATCTTCAACGACGTCAATCTCGGCGATTCGCGGCTGGGGTCCTCAACAAACGAGAGAGCGAAGTCTCTGAACCGCATCGTCAAGCTCGTAGACAGCATCGATTATAAAAGCGATGACGGGAAAGATATCCTAGGTGCGATTTACGAGTACTTGATTAAGCAGTTCGCAGCATCGGCCGGTAAAAAAGGTGGCGAGTTCTACACTCCCCACGAGGTGAGTGAGATTCTGTCGAAGATTGTCACCCTAGGCAAGAAGCGGACGAACGATTTCTTTGAGGTGTACGACCCTACGATGGGGTCGGGGTCTCTTCTTCTCACCGTTGGCCAGGAGCTTCCCGAGGGCCAACCAGTTAAGTACTTTGGGCAGGAGCTGAACACCACCACATACAATCTTGCACGTATGAATCTGATGATGCACGGCGTGCCCTATAACAATATGATCCTGTCCAATGCCGATACGCTCGACACCGACTGGCCGTTTGGCAAGGACGCTCGTGGTATTGACGACCCCCACACATCCTTTGATGCCGTTGTGGCCAACCCCCCTTATTCCGCGCATTGGGACAACAGCGAGACTAAGCTGAAGGACGAGCGCTTTGGTCCATATGGCAAGCTCGCCCCTAAGACAAAAGCCGACTATGCCTTTATCCTCCACAGTCTTTACCATCTTGGAGACGAGGGCACCATGGCGATCGTCTTGCCCCACGGCGTGCTATTCCGTGGCGCAGCAGAGGGCGTGATCAGGCAGAAGATTATCGATAAGAACTACTTGGATGCCGTCATCGGGCTCCCTGCCAATATCTTCTACGGCACAGGAATTCCCACCATCATCATGGTTCTCAAGAAGAACCGTGACACCAAGGACGTGCTGTTTATCGATGCATCTCGGGAGTTCGAGAAGGCGAAGAATCAGAATCGCCTGGAGCCCGAGCACATCAAGAAGATCGTCGAGACCTACAAAAACCGGGTCGATGTCGACAAATACGCACATGTGGCACCGCTCGAGGAGATTAAGGAGAACGACTACAACCTCAATATCCCGAGGTATGTGGACACATTCGAACCCGAGCCGGAAATCGACCTGCAGGAGATCCAACGAAAGCTCGAGCAGGACGATCGAGAGATAGCCGAGCTTGAGAAGACCATCGCCGAGCAGCTGAAACTCCTCGGAGTGTAG
- a CDS encoding restriction endonuclease subunit S: protein MDEKKPSVPKLRFPGFTDPWEQRKFGDLYRKNNERNKQGLGQESTLSISTMTYKEEGNGAANDSLRNYKVLRKGDIAFEGHKNKEFAFGRFVLNDAGTGVMSPRFTCLRPTGEQNQAFWKHYIHHEPTMRPILVRSTKLGTMMNELVVDDFLDQTILVPQISEQGQIGRFFSKIDSLITLHQRKLEHLREMKRGLLQKMFPKDGESAPELRFPGFTDPWEQRKLGDCGTTYSGLSGKSSSDFGHGFARYIPYTNVFENPVVDPERLELIEIDTKQQLVQTGDTLFTTSSETPEDVGMSSVWLSDQKDVYLNSFCFGYRQNGSFDALYLAYMLRSSLFRSKMKVLAQGISRFNISRKRVMETPVPLPQIAEQKAIGDFFSRLDSLITLHQRKLEHLQEMKKGLLQQMFV, encoded by the coding sequence ATGGACGAAAAGAAGCCAAGTGTTCCAAAGCTCCGCTTTCCCGGTTTTACTGACCCTTGGGAACAGCGGAAGTTTGGTGACCTATACCGCAAAAATAATGAGCGGAATAAACAAGGGCTTGGTCAAGAGTCCACTCTCTCGATTTCGACGATGACATACAAAGAAGAAGGCAATGGAGCCGCGAACGACTCTCTCCGTAATTACAAAGTCTTGAGAAAAGGAGACATTGCCTTCGAGGGTCATAAAAACAAAGAGTTTGCATTTGGAAGATTTGTTCTAAATGATGCGGGTACAGGCGTTATGTCCCCACGATTCACTTGTCTTAGGCCAACTGGAGAACAGAATCAGGCTTTTTGGAAGCACTACATACATCATGAACCAACCATGAGGCCAATTCTGGTTCGGTCTACTAAGCTTGGAACAATGATGAATGAGCTGGTTGTCGATGATTTCCTCGACCAAACAATTCTTGTCCCGCAGATCTCCGAACAGGGCCAAATCGGACGGTTCTTCAGCAAGATTGACTCCCTCATCACCCTTCACCAGCGTAAGTTGGAGCACCTCCGGGAGATGAAGAGGGGCCTGCTCCAGAAGATGTTCCCGAAGGACGGGGAGTCGGCTCCGGAGCTCCGCTTCCCCGGTTTTACTGACCCTTGGGAACAGCGGAAGCTAGGCGATTGCGGAACGACCTACTCTGGCCTTAGCGGTAAATCCAGCTCTGATTTTGGGCACGGATTCGCACGTTACATCCCCTATACCAACGTATTTGAGAATCCAGTAGTGGACCCCGAAAGACTAGAGCTTATAGAGATAGATACAAAGCAGCAGTTGGTGCAGACGGGGGATACGCTCTTTACAACGTCGTCTGAGACTCCGGAAGACGTCGGCATGTCTTCAGTTTGGCTCTCTGACCAGAAGGACGTCTACCTAAACAGCTTCTGCTTCGGCTACCGGCAGAATGGCTCATTCGATGCGTTGTACCTCGCCTACATGCTCCGTTCGAGCTTATTCCGTTCGAAAATGAAGGTTCTCGCACAAGGTATATCAAGATTCAATATTTCAAGAAAGAGGGTAATGGAGACGCCTGTCCCTTTACCGCAAATTGCGGAACAAAAGGCGATTGGTGACTTTTTCTCCCGTCTCGACTCCCTCATCACCCTTCACCAGCGTAAGTTGGAGCACCTGCAAGAAATGAAAAAAGGCCTGCTTCAGCAGATGTTTGTCTAG
- a CDS encoding tetratricopeptide repeat protein, whose protein sequence is MIEHGDGTAPQEGRGFGADPFIVIPEETTAYDNGDVLPGIWLTDPVFDESGAYAGRVLLKPYVAADDYCGEEALWYGGGYYDEAMALRDPSRAAERRRLFQAVELLYRHGAAQGNAVAQMNLGYVYYYDRADGAYWEDGTCFTGPDGPMPLKERAFLCYRWASEAGLVEASYKLGDCHKNGVGCEPDDGEAFRCYKRAMEQDDHGAAYLSGSIALRLGDCYEEGRGCGHDFARALECYRLAETYLDAAVSHGGWYYRKALRGARDGVRRCEQEVALGE, encoded by the coding sequence TTGATTGAGCATGGAGATGGCACTGCCCCGCAGGAGGGGCGCGGGTTCGGCGCCGACCCCTTCATCGTCATCCCGGAGGAGACGACCGCGTACGACAACGGCGACGTGCTGCCCGGCATCTGGCTGACAGATCCCGTCTTCGACGAGAGCGGGGCGTACGCGGGCCGCGTCCTCCTCAAACCGTACGTCGCCGCCGACGACTATTGCGGCGAGGAGGCCCTCTGGTACGGCGGAGGGTACTACGACGAGGCTATGGCCCTCAGGGACCCAAGTCGGGCGGCGGAGCGCCGGCGGCTCTTTCAGGCCGTCGAGCTCCTCTACCGGCACGGCGCGGCACAGGGCAACGCCGTGGCGCAGATGAACCTGGGCTACGTGTACTACTACGACCGGGCCGATGGCGCGTACTGGGAGGATGGCACCTGCTTCACGGGCCCGGACGGCCCGATGCCGCTGAAGGAGCGCGCGTTCCTCTGCTACCGGTGGGCGTCCGAGGCCGGGTTGGTCGAGGCCTCGTACAAGCTGGGCGACTGCCACAAGAACGGCGTGGGGTGCGAGCCCGACGACGGTGAGGCCTTTCGCTGCTACAAGCGGGCTATGGAGCAGGACGATCACGGGGCCGCCTACCTCTCGGGCAGCATCGCGCTGCGGCTGGGCGACTGTTACGAGGAGGGCCGCGGCTGCGGGCACGACTTCGCGCGGGCCCTCGAGTGCTACCGCCTGGCCGAGACCTACCTGGATGCGGCTGTGAGCCATGGCGGCTGGTACTACAGGAAGGCCCTGCGCGGTGCCCGGGACGGTGTGCGCCGCTGCGAGCAGGAGGTCGCGCTGGGGGAGTGA
- a CDS encoding restriction endonuclease subunit S, with amino-acid sequence MFLSAQCADPWEQRKLGDLIEINSGRDYKHLENGGIPVYGTGGLLAYVNEALSYKKDAVGIGRKGTIDHPYKLKAPFWTVDTLFYAVPSSQADLDFVLGLFHRINWKSKDESTGLPSLSKKIINSVPIMAPLFQEQQKIGKALSYCDSLITLHRRKLEHLREMKRGLLQKMFPKDGESVPELRFPGFTDPWEQRKLGDLIEINSGRDYKHLENGGIPVYGTGGLLAYVNEALSYKKDAVGIGRKGTIDHPYKLKAPFWTVDTLFYAVPSSQADLDFVLGLFHRINWKSKDESTGLPSLSKKIINSVPIMAPLFQEQQKIGKALSYCDSLITLHQRKELASMVNCLQIGGGPINPNRTAP; translated from the coding sequence GTGTTTTTGAGTGCCCAATGCGCTGACCCTTGGGAACAGCGGAAGCTGGGCGATTTGATTGAGATTAACAGTGGGCGAGACTACAAGCACCTCGAAAATGGAGGCATCCCTGTCTACGGGACGGGAGGGTTGCTAGCCTATGTTAACGAAGCCCTTTCCTACAAAAAGGATGCGGTAGGTATAGGACGAAAAGGTACCATTGATCATCCATACAAGCTTAAAGCTCCGTTTTGGACTGTCGACACCCTTTTTTATGCAGTTCCATCTAGTCAAGCGGACCTAGATTTTGTATTGGGTTTATTTCATAGAATCAATTGGAAGTCAAAAGACGAATCAACAGGACTTCCGAGCCTTTCAAAGAAAATAATAAATAGTGTGCCTATTATGGCTCCGCTGTTCCAGGAGCAACAGAAGATTGGTAAGGCACTCTCATATTGTGATTCCCTCATCACCCTTCACCGGCGTAAGTTGGAGCACCTCCGGGAGATGAAGAGGGGCCTGCTCCAGAAGATGTTCCCGAAGGACGGTGAGTCGGTCCCGGAGCTCCGCTTCCCTGGTTTTACTGACCCTTGGGAACAGCGGAAGCTGGGCGATTTGATTGAGATTAACAGTGGGCGAGACTACAAGCACCTCGAAAATGGAGGCATCCCTGTCTACGGGACGGGAGGGTTGCTAGCCTATGTTAACGAAGCCCTTTCCTACAAAAAGGATGCGGTAGGTATAGGACGAAAAGGTACCATTGATCATCCATACAAGCTTAAAGCTCCGTTTTGGACTGTCGACACCCTTTTTTATGCAGTTCCATCTAGTCAAGCGGACCTAGATTTTGTATTGGGTTTATTTCATAGAATCAATTGGAAGTCAAAAGACGAATCAACAGGACTTCCGAGCCTTTCAAAGAAAATAATAAATAGTGTGCCTATTATGGCTCCGCTGTTCCAGGAGCAACAGAAGATTGGTAAGGCACTCTCATATTGTGATTCCCTCATCACCCTTCACCAGCGTAAGGAGCTTGCTTCTATGGTGAACTGCCTGCAAATAGGGGGCGGTCCGATTAACCCTAATCGGACCGCCCCCTGA
- a CDS encoding uracil-xanthine permease family protein, translated as MTPAQDLKASKKAPASASAGEPASLFEREGKPSPKYFVPLALQHVMAAIIGIITPAMIVGNACGLPSEDSAMLIQAAMLFSGIVTLLQAHPLFGRVGSGLPVITGASFAFVPVLNSIGAADGIAAVIGAQFVGGFVAMAFALFLKPLRKLFPPVVMGTVVFCIGLSLYSVAVGYMAGGNGAADFGSAQNWIVALVTLAFCIFFGNFCKGVLKLGSLLFGLLAGYVVALVLGMVDFGGIAGAAWVSLPRFLPFGIEFRPDAIVSLGSMFIIAAVEMMGDFSATTSGAMDREPRFKEIKGGILCEGFASTVGALFGGLPTSTFAQNVGITTSTRVVSKRVFACAAGILIVAGLMPKFAAVLNTIPMAVIGGATLTVFGSITVTGIRILTRDGLSARKGTIAGTSIALGMGISMVSGALAGPGIPAWVTSIFGGSAIVVTTLMAIVLNLVLPDPDGERAVGAVEEDEMIGIDGADLAIDEHEAALHGAAVPAESKAV; from the coding sequence ATGACCCCAGCTCAGGATCTCAAAGCGTCAAAGAAAGCCCCGGCCTCCGCATCGGCGGGCGAGCCGGCGTCGCTGTTCGAGCGAGAAGGCAAGCCTTCTCCCAAGTACTTCGTCCCCTTGGCACTCCAGCATGTGATGGCCGCTATCATCGGCATCATCACCCCGGCCATGATAGTGGGCAACGCCTGCGGGCTGCCCTCCGAGGACAGCGCCATGCTCATCCAGGCGGCCATGCTCTTCTCGGGCATCGTGACGCTTCTTCAGGCCCACCCTCTCTTCGGCCGCGTGGGCTCCGGCCTGCCGGTGATCACCGGCGCCTCCTTCGCCTTCGTCCCCGTCCTCAACTCCATCGGCGCGGCCGACGGCATCGCCGCCGTCATCGGAGCCCAGTTTGTCGGCGGTTTCGTGGCCATGGCCTTTGCCCTCTTCCTCAAGCCCCTGCGCAAGCTCTTCCCGCCGGTGGTCATGGGCACCGTGGTGTTCTGCATCGGCCTGTCACTGTACTCGGTGGCCGTGGGCTACATGGCCGGCGGCAACGGCGCCGCGGACTTCGGCAGCGCCCAGAACTGGATCGTTGCCCTGGTGACCCTTGCGTTCTGCATCTTCTTCGGCAACTTCTGCAAGGGCGTGCTCAAGCTGGGGTCGCTGCTCTTCGGCCTTTTGGCCGGCTATGTGGTGGCGCTCGTGCTCGGCATGGTGGACTTCGGCGGCATCGCCGGGGCCGCCTGGGTGTCGCTGCCGCGCTTCCTGCCCTTCGGCATCGAGTTCCGCCCCGACGCCATCGTGTCGCTGGGCTCCATGTTCATCATCGCGGCCGTTGAGATGATGGGCGACTTCTCGGCCACCACCAGCGGCGCCATGGACCGCGAGCCCCGCTTCAAGGAGATCAAGGGCGGCATCCTCTGCGAGGGCTTCGCCTCCACCGTGGGAGCGCTCTTTGGCGGCCTGCCCACCTCCACCTTCGCCCAGAACGTGGGCATCACCACCAGCACCCGCGTGGTGAGCAAGCGCGTGTTCGCCTGCGCCGCCGGCATCCTCATCGTGGCCGGCCTCATGCCCAAGTTCGCCGCCGTGCTCAACACCATCCCCATGGCCGTGATCGGCGGCGCCACCCTCACGGTCTTTGGCTCCATCACCGTGACCGGTATCCGCATCCTCACCCGCGACGGGCTCTCGGCCCGCAAGGGCACCATCGCCGGCACCTCCATCGCGCTCGGCATGGGCATCTCCATGGTGTCGGGCGCCCTGGCCGGCCCCGGGATCCCCGCCTGGGTCACCAGCATCTTCGGCGGGTCGGCCATCGTGGTCACCACGCTCATGGCCATCGTGCTCAACCTGGTGCTGCCCGACCCCGACGGCGAGCGGGCCGTGGGTGCCGTGGAGGAGGACGAGATGATCGGCATCGACGGCGCGGACCTTGCGATCGACGAGCACGAGGCAGCGCTCCACGGGGCTGCCGTTCCGGCGGAGTCCAAGGCGGTGTAG
- a CDS encoding site-specific integrase: MTEAINGSTLFCDYFAQWVSVYKTGAIRDVTMRKYELTQSWLRKLVPALKLCDLDRIEYQRLINGYAAEHERQTTMDFHHQIKGAVLDAVDEGLIKRDPTRKVIIKGKQPRPKKTKYLNQFELHAILEDLALGDSPDWDWMILLVAKTGLRFSEALGLTPKDFDLARQTLTVDKTWDYKNGGGFVPTKNASSVRKVQLDWQLTMQFAALLKDLPTNKPIFVEGKVYNSTANNVLARHCRRVGVPVISVHGLRHTHASLLLYAGVSIASVSKRLGHASMNTTQDTYLHVIRELENKDVDIIMRALSTLI, encoded by the coding sequence ATGACCGAAGCAATTAACGGCAGCACGCTGTTTTGTGACTACTTTGCCCAGTGGGTAAGCGTCTACAAGACGGGCGCAATCCGGGACGTGACCATGCGCAAGTATGAGCTGACCCAAAGCTGGTTGAGAAAGCTCGTACCCGCTCTCAAGCTGTGCGACCTCGACAGAATCGAATACCAGCGGCTGATAAACGGCTATGCAGCAGAACATGAGCGCCAGACCACCATGGATTTCCACCACCAGATAAAAGGCGCGGTCCTTGACGCGGTAGACGAGGGGCTCATCAAGCGCGACCCTACTCGCAAAGTAATAATCAAAGGCAAGCAGCCACGCCCAAAGAAAACGAAGTACCTCAATCAGTTCGAACTCCACGCTATCCTCGAGGATCTGGCGCTGGGCGACTCACCTGACTGGGATTGGATGATTCTTCTGGTTGCCAAAACGGGGCTGCGATTCTCCGAGGCCCTGGGGCTCACGCCCAAAGACTTTGACCTTGCACGCCAGACGCTCACAGTCGATAAAACCTGGGACTACAAAAACGGTGGAGGATTTGTCCCTACAAAGAACGCATCCTCTGTGAGAAAAGTCCAGCTCGACTGGCAGTTAACGATGCAATTCGCTGCCCTACTCAAAGACCTTCCTACAAACAAGCCCATCTTTGTAGAAGGCAAGGTGTACAACTCTACGGCCAACAACGTTCTTGCTCGGCATTGCCGCAGGGTTGGCGTCCCGGTCATCTCCGTTCACGGGCTACGGCATACCCACGCCTCGCTCCTGCTCTATGCAGGCGTCTCCATTGCAAGCGTTTCCAAGCGCCTTGGTCACGCAAGTATGAATACTACCCAAGACACATACCTGCACGTAATACGTGAACTTGAGAACAAGGACGTCGACATAATCATGCGAGCGTTATCAACGCTCATCTAG
- a CDS encoding DUF3800 domain-containing protein, translated as MFVDESGDKTGRARYYLLTLVFHNQADDIRGGISRYETVLLDADLPNLPFHSEPLLNGHKAYSSLSIEQRKKMLVCFASLVRHLPIQYDCFVYKSSEFADEELLRCRMERDIARAIRDRLDLFQSFDDVKVYYDNGQQIVKEAIYAATESELSSNVVIRRKTTMTEYRLSQAADYFCTIELAALKYEANEAGETYNKFFGGVGAFKRNWLKQARRKRLL; from the coding sequence ATCTTCGTCGATGAGAGTGGCGATAAGACAGGTAGAGCTCGTTACTACCTGCTTACGCTTGTGTTCCACAATCAGGCCGATGACATCAGAGGGGGCATATCTCGCTACGAGACGGTACTGCTCGATGCCGACCTGCCAAATCTACCCTTTCACTCCGAGCCGCTCTTGAACGGCCATAAGGCATACTCCTCGCTCAGCATCGAACAACGGAAGAAGATGCTTGTCTGCTTCGCGTCGCTTGTACGCCATCTGCCGATTCAATACGACTGCTTCGTTTATAAAAGCTCCGAGTTCGCCGACGAGGAGCTGCTTCGTTGCCGCATGGAGCGGGATATCGCTCGTGCTATACGGGACAGGCTCGATCTCTTTCAGTCGTTCGACGACGTGAAGGTTTATTACGACAATGGGCAGCAGATTGTAAAAGAAGCAATTTATGCCGCAACAGAGTCGGAACTCTCGAGCAATGTCGTAATCAGGAGAAAGACGACCATGACCGAGTATCGACTCTCACAGGCCGCGGACTACTTTTGCACGATCGAGCTTGCCGCTTTGAAATACGAGGCCAACGAGGCTGGCGAGACCTACAACAAGTTCTTCGGTGGTGTGGGTGCGTTCAAGAGGAACTGGCTGAAGCAGGCTCGGCGGAAGCGTCTTTTGTAG
- a CDS encoding HIRAN domain-containing protein, which translates to MSGEGAGTSAGLATILSHGGSLGTLGGASLSIPMPFESKIVLYESMRIAGTTHVPGIDDLVASMPEDAMLSFVREPGNLADEWAIRVEHEGRKLGFVPADRNEVLARLMDGGKTVRGELLDREKLGNWWKLHMEVSLVD; encoded by the coding sequence GTGAGTGGGGAGGGTGCCGGCACGTCCGCCGGCCTTGCGACGATCCTGAGCCACGGGGGCTCTCTGGGAACCTTGGGAGGGGCGTCCCTCTCGATACCCATGCCCTTTGAGTCCAAGATCGTCCTCTACGAGAGCATGCGCATCGCCGGCACGACCCACGTGCCGGGCATCGACGACCTCGTGGCGTCCATGCCCGAGGACGCCATGCTCTCCTTCGTCCGCGAGCCCGGCAACCTGGCCGACGAGTGGGCCATCCGCGTGGAGCACGAGGGCAGGAAGCTGGGCTTCGTCCCGGCCGACCGCAACGAGGTCCTCGCCCGCCTCATGGACGGCGGCAAGACCGTGCGCGGCGAACTCCTCGACCGCGAGAAGCTCGGCAACTGGTGGAAGCTGCACATGGAGGTGAGCCTCGTTGATTGA
- a CDS encoding DNA-3-methyladenine glycosylase I: MAHPSSRPAARTGCGDGCTGFKPSSPRCVRCHARAGEGYGALWEDGRGRCAWANPDNPAYMAYHDHEWGVPSHDDGHLFEMLVLEAFQAGLSWECILNKREGFRRAFDGFDLEKVCAYDEEKVEDLMGDPAIVRNRAKIRAAIKNARVFKAIQGEFGSFAGYLWGWVDGVPVRETGRTTSPLAERVSRDLKRRGMAFVGPTTVYAYLQSVGVVQGHEDGCWLHGGDGRR, from the coding sequence ATGGCACACCCGTCGTCCCGGCCCGCCGCCCGCACCGGCTGCGGCGACGGCTGCACGGGGTTCAAACCTTCGAGCCCGCGCTGCGTGCGGTGCCACGCCCGGGCGGGGGAGGGTTACGGCGCGCTCTGGGAGGACGGGCGCGGTCGCTGCGCCTGGGCCAATCCCGACAACCCCGCCTACATGGCCTACCACGACCACGAGTGGGGCGTGCCCAGTCACGACGACGGGCACCTCTTTGAGATGCTGGTGCTGGAGGCCTTTCAGGCTGGGCTGTCGTGGGAGTGCATCCTCAACAAGCGGGAGGGGTTCCGCCGGGCCTTCGACGGCTTTGACCTGGAGAAGGTCTGTGCCTACGACGAGGAGAAGGTGGAAGACCTCATGGGGGACCCCGCCATCGTGCGCAACCGGGCCAAGATCCGTGCGGCCATCAAGAACGCGCGGGTGTTCAAGGCGATCCAAGGGGAGTTCGGCTCGTTTGCGGGCTACCTCTGGGGTTGGGTGGACGGCGTGCCGGTGCGCGAGACCGGTCGCACCACATCGCCTTTGGCCGAGCGGGTCTCCCGCGACCTCAAGCGCCGCGGTATGGCGTTCGTGGGCCCGACGACGGTGTATGCGTACCTGCAGTCGGTGGGGGTGGTGCAGGGGCACGAGGACGGGTGTTGGCTGCACGGGGGAGACGGGCGCCGCTGA
- a CDS encoding helix-turn-helix domain-containing protein, giving the protein MLGETIKNLRKSKGLTQEELAIRLNVVRQTVSKWEQGLSVPDASMLVTLSEELDTPVSTLLGESVPEAEPDGLAAIAEKLEVVNLQLARRQRMERSVLFWALVAVCAAVVATFALLVAMGSPYLEWDLSDPETAVAATALHGFEWLFVRAAPVVLLAAGAGAVAVWRWRRS; this is encoded by the coding sequence ATGCTCGGCGAGACGATCAAGAACCTGAGGAAGTCCAAGGGGCTCACACAGGAGGAGCTGGCCATCAGGCTCAACGTGGTGCGCCAGACGGTGTCCAAGTGGGAGCAGGGGCTCTCGGTGCCGGACGCGTCCATGCTGGTGACGCTCTCGGAGGAGCTGGACACGCCGGTGAGCACGCTGCTGGGTGAGTCGGTTCCCGAGGCCGAACCAGACGGCCTGGCGGCCATCGCCGAGAAGCTGGAGGTGGTCAACCTGCAGCTGGCGCGGCGGCAGCGGATGGAGCGGTCCGTGTTGTTCTGGGCGCTCGTGGCGGTGTGCGCGGCCGTGGTGGCGACGTTTGCGTTGCTCGTGGCCATGGGGAGCCCATACTTGGAGTGGGACCTCTCCGATCCGGAGACCGCCGTTGCCGCCACGGCCCTCCACGGATTCGAGTGGCTGTTCGTGCGTGCGGCGCCGGTTGTGCTGCTGGCGGCGGGCGCGGGCGCCGTGGCGGTGTGGAGGTGGCGGCGCTCCTAG
- a CDS encoding restriction endonuclease — MDAWMIRAGRNGAYASNWIENGVIGIGWDLGGADISAMSRDQIRTAYESLHPEESRAKIAAAAGQVNRFAHAMVEGSTVVMYDPQTRLYHIGEVAGPCEPVAGNEAMTYRRAVVWTQEAPRDSLSTSSKNSLGSISTIFSISDEVMADVLRAAALPPAADEEPAPSDDEEARAATYNDGVERIKDRVNLLDWEEMEQLVAGLLRAMGYYARVTPKGPDGGRDLIASPDALGLESPRIIAEVKHRKGAMGAPEVRSFIGGLRASDRGLYVSTGGFTREARYEADRSNVPVKLLDLDEFVRLYVECYDSADGEARAILPLVRIWWPA; from the coding sequence ATGGACGCATGGATGATTCGCGCAGGCCGCAACGGCGCCTACGCGTCCAACTGGATCGAGAACGGTGTCATCGGTATCGGATGGGACCTGGGAGGCGCCGACATCTCCGCCATGTCCCGCGACCAGATCAGGACGGCCTACGAGTCCCTCCACCCCGAGGAAAGCCGCGCCAAGATCGCCGCGGCGGCCGGCCAGGTGAACCGCTTTGCCCATGCCATGGTCGAGGGCAGCACCGTCGTCATGTACGACCCCCAAACCCGCCTCTATCACATCGGCGAGGTGGCGGGCCCCTGCGAGCCCGTTGCAGGCAACGAGGCCATGACCTACCGGCGCGCCGTTGTGTGGACCCAGGAGGCCCCGCGCGACAGCCTCTCGACGTCCTCAAAAAACTCGCTGGGCTCCATCTCGACGATCTTCTCCATCTCTGACGAGGTCATGGCCGATGTGCTTCGCGCCGCCGCACTACCGCCGGCGGCCGATGAGGAGCCGGCGCCCTCCGACGACGAGGAGGCCCGTGCCGCCACCTACAACGACGGCGTCGAACGCATCAAGGACCGTGTGAACCTCCTCGACTGGGAAGAGATGGAGCAGCTGGTGGCCGGGTTGCTCCGCGCCATGGGCTATTACGCACGCGTGACGCCCAAGGGACCCGACGGCGGGCGCGACCTGATCGCGTCCCCGGATGCCTTGGGCCTTGAGAGCCCGCGCATCATCGCCGAGGTAAAGCACCGCAAGGGGGCCATGGGGGCGCCCGAGGTGCGCTCCTTCATCGGGGGCCTGCGCGCAAGCGACCGCGGGCTCTACGTGAGCACGGGCGGCTTCACCCGGGAGGCCCGCTACGAGGCCGACCGCTCCAACGTGCCCGTGAAGCTTCTCGACCTCGACGAGTTCGTGCGGCTCTATGTGGAGTGCTACGACAGCGCCGACGGCGAGGCCCGCGCCATCCTGCCCCTCGTTCGCATCTGGTGGCCCGCGTAG